A single region of the Zygotorulaspora mrakii chromosome 4, complete sequence genome encodes:
- the HHF2 gene encoding histone H4 (similar to Saccharomyces cerevisiae HHF2 (YNL030W); ancestral locus Anc_2.299): protein MSGRGKGGKGLGKGGAKRHRKILRDNIQGITKPAIRRLARRGGVKRISGLIYEEVRAVLKTFLESVIRDAVTYTEHAKRKTVTSLDVVYALKRQGRTLYGFGG, encoded by the coding sequence atGTCCGGTAGAGGTAAAGGTGGTAAAGGTCTAGGAAAAGGTGGTGCCAAGCGTCACAGAAAGATTCTTAGAGATAACATTCAAGGTATCACAAAACCAGCCATCAGAAGACTGGCAAGAAGAGGTGGTGTCAAGCGTATTTCGGGTTTGATTTACGAAGAAGTTAGAGCCGTCTTGAAAACGTTTCTGGAAAGTGTTATCAGGGACGCTGTCACATATACAGAACACGCCAAGAGAAAGACTGTCACATCGTTGGATGTGGTGTACGCGTTGAAGAGGCAAGGTAGAACTTTGTATGGTTTCGGCGGTTAG
- the HHT2 gene encoding histone H3 (similar to Saccharomyces cerevisiae HHT2 (YNL031C); ancestral locus Anc_2.298) → MARTKQTARKSTGGKAPRKQLASKAARKSAPSTGGVKKPHRYKPGTVALREIRRFQKSTELLIRKLPFQRLVREIAQDFKTDLRFQSSAIGALQESVEAYLVSLFEDTNLAAIHAKRVTIQKKDIKLARRLRGERS, encoded by the coding sequence ATGGCTAGAACTAAGCAAACAGCAAGAAAATCCACAGGTGGTAAAGCACCAAGAAAGCAGCTGGCCTCCAAGGCAGCCAGAAAGTCCGCACCATCTACCGGTGGTGTCAAGAAACCACACAGATATAAGCCAGGTACCGTCGCGTTGAGAGAAATcagaagatttcaaaaatcgaCCGAACTTTTGATCAGAAAGCTGCCCTTCCAGAGATTGGTCAGGGAGATCGCGCAGGATTTCAAGACAGACTTGAGGTTCCAATCTTCAGCCATCGGGGCCTTGCAAGAGTCGGTTGAAGCGTACTTGGTCTCTCTGTTTGAAGACACCAATTTGGCAGCCATCCACGCCAAGCGTGTCACCATCCAGAAGAAGGATATCAAGCTGGCTAGAAGATTGAGAGGTGAAAGATCGTGA
- the ICE2 gene encoding Ice2p (similar to Saccharomyces cerevisiae ICE2 (YIL090W); ancestral locus Anc_2.293) yields MPKLSQSFLQGMRMALACFYLVSILISIPVAFKVGGLYCGLSFTVTIFNLYFITTTLSIIARSYGNHFHVVWTTFLYYLQHFVIASLLYLFLSGFSNDELTRVLEDGSQPEKSFVDMLKSNVFSSHSNWMLYYYYYRFIVQPWQFTLSHFTAFFALSEGFFAVLGIQAIGETNRWLLYERNSNTWIISSLLTSGGVITASLYYLYRIYVTPIWNLSIQTASLLGFTLSLVCGLGLYGIISKSGSVIESSLFFAYIVRCIYEISPKLATAATDEILEVFKEAWQRHQRTLSGTNSLLSYYHDIVLSNFEMVWDSIVTRTKQSDPLYQKSSYLTLERFSKLWFRLKPVWGLVKNFTASVPSSINGMFQVTLKMAAESVSPAIVINLCFRILIFYSATKIIPALQRKSPTELRKSRRMLSLIYWYSPCILIAMYTHLILQYSGELSGDLCLWGCNSKWFNSDQPKILVDSWGFWNWCNIFWTILIYGSELIGGKK; encoded by the coding sequence ATGCCAAAACTTTCACAGAGCTTTCTCCAGGGTATGAGAATGGCTTTGGCCTGTTTCTACTTGGTTTCCATATTGATCTCGATACCAGTGGCATTTAAGGTGGGCGGACTGTATTGTGGGCTATCATTTACGGTTACgattttcaatttataCTTCATTACAACGACTTTGTCCATCATTGCACGCAGCTACGGAAACCATTTTCATGTGGTTTGGACGACATTTCTCTACTATCTGCAGCATTTTGTGATTGCTTCTCTGTTATATCTGTTTTTGTCAGGCTTTTCGAACGATGAATTGACAAGGGTTTTAGAAGATGGTTCGCAGcctgaaaaatcttttgtaGATATGCTGAAGAGCAacgttttttcaagtcaCTCTAACTGGATGCTATATTACTACTACTATCGTTTTATTGTGCAGCCATGGCAATTCACGTTATCTCATTTCACAGCATTTTTCGCTCTCTCCGAAGGGTTTTTTGCTGTTTTGGGGATTCAAGCTATTGGCGAGACTAATAGATGGTTACTCTATGAGCGTAATTCTAATACGTGGATTATTTCTTCACTGCTTACTTCGGGTGGTGTAATCACTGCGTCTCTTTATTACTTATACAGGATCTACGTGACACCAATATGGAACCTGTCAATACAGACAGCCTCTCTTTTGGGATTTACACTGTCGTTGGTTTGTGGGCTAGGCTTATATGGAATCATTAGTAAAAGTGGATCCGTAATAGAAAGCTCTCTGTTTTTCGCTTACATTGTTCGTTGTATTTATGAAATTTCACCAAAATTGGCTACTGCTGCAACCGATGAAATCCTAGAAGTATTCAAAGAGGCTTGGCAAAGACATCAAAGAACCTTATCTGGCACGAACAGCCTATTATCCTACTATCACGATATCGTTTTGAGCAATTTCGAAATGGTATGGGATTCAATTGTAACTAGAACCAAACAATCTGATCCGCTATACCAGAAATCCTCGTATCTAACATTAGAAAGATTCAGTAAACTTTGGTTTAGATTGAAACCCGTTTGGGGGCTCGTTAAGAATTTTACTGCCTCCGTACCGTCGTCCATAAATGGTATGTTTCAAGTTACTCTAAAGATGGCAGCGGAGTCTGTATCCCCCGCTATAGTTATAAATCTTTGTTTCAGGATACTCATCTTTTATTCAGCAACAAAGATAATACCTGCATTACAGCGCAAAAGTCCAACTGAATTGAGGAAAAGTCGTCGCATGCTGAGCCTGATATATTGGTACAGCCCATGTATACTAATTGCTATGTACACCCATCTGATTTTGCAGTATTCAGGCGAGTTGAGTGGTGATTTATGTTTATGGGGCTGTAATTCCAAGTGGTTCAATTCCGACCAGCCTAAAATTTTAGTAGACTCATGGGGATTTTGGAACTGGtgtaatattttttggacTATTTTGATATATGGTAGCGAACTGATAGGAGGGAAAAAATAG
- the SDS3 gene encoding Sds3p (similar to Saccharomyces cerevisiae SDS3 (YIL084C); ancestral locus Anc_2.301): protein MNQELSRKDKRRHNIETKVSKIYHNFILDKDSHYKNRLTSLQTDLTTLHQGNNKAYIRKVRDLEEARDLELVRLRLYEEYRVSRSSIEFQEDIESAKAEHEKLVKLCKEKLYESIEQKIKQLQEDRLLMDVANTHSYAMDYTRTKFQKYTRSHTASGWESSSNELGRESQNESATDTGNERRFLRKRVGVKGVNGSSRLGKNADESDFQTNSSSNVVTNLNGKISTLSRQTNNEPRTDVNSDTDFLQSISDSGNLHTLLFGEKESESKANDKKKHRTSQRYTAKAAPPLQSLKPDEVKDDIAFIRQLTSQPPAPFKSRVVE from the exons atGAATCAAGAAC TATCTCGAAAGGATAAAAGAAGGCATAACATCGAAACAAAGGTAAGTAAGATTTACCACAACTTCATATTGGACAAGGATTCGCATTACAAAAATCGTTTGACTTCTTTACAAACAGATTTGACTACATTGCACCAGGGCAACAATAAAGCGTATATTCGTAAAGTACgtgatttggaagaagcaAGAGATTTGGAGTTAGTAAGACTGCGTCTATATGAAGAGTACAGAGTATCTCGCTCCAGTATAGAGTTTCAAGAGGACATTGAAAGTGCGAAAGCAGAgcatgaaaaattggtcaAATTGTGTAAGGAGAAACTGTATGAGTCTATCGAACAGAAGATAAAGCAGCTGCAAGAAGACAGGCTACTGATGGATGTTGCGAATACACATTCGTATGCGATGGACTATACCAGaacaaaatttcaaaaatatacaaGAAGCCATACGGCTAGTGGTTGGGAATCCTCGTCTAATGAGCTTGGTAGGGAGTCTCAGAATGAAAGTGCTACAGATACTGGGAATGAAAGAAGGTTTCTCAGAAAACGTGTGGGAGTGAAGGGAGTAAATGGTTCCTCAAGACTAGGGAAAAACGCAGACGAATCAGATTTCCAGACCAATTCCTCTAGTAACGTTGTAACGAACCTCAACGGTAAAATTAGCACTCTTTCCAGGCAGACCAACAACGAGCCCCGTACTGACGTCAACTCTGACACTGATTTCCTTCAATCAATAAGCGATAGCGGGAATCTTCATACGCTGCTATTTGGCGAAAAGGAATCCGAGAGTAAAGCTAACGACAAAAAGAAGCACAGAACATCTCAACGATATACAGCAAAAGCAGCGCCTCCACTCCAGTCGTTGAAGCCAGATGAAGTAAAGGACGATATAGCTTTCATAAGGCAGTTGACCAGCCAACCACCCGCACCATTCAAAAGTCGTGTCGTGGAATGA
- the SIW14 gene encoding putative tyrosine protein phosphatase SIW14 (similar to Saccharomyces cerevisiae SIW14 (YNL032W); ancestral locus Anc_2.296), which produces MTGSNNETGEASAIDSLIENEAEIIRLIQKDVSMLRDNGNGNDIHRIINEDKILKGEFEHILQRFHDNCKREDGQLLEEDEEDLFDKDEHMTKSEEKREFQSEAQQEEVIPPENFSHVAGEIYRSSFPRVENFQFLQTRLKLKSILVLIPEEYPAENKEFLEKSGIKLYQVGMSGNKEPFVNIPSDLLTKALEIVLNPDHQPVLIHCNRGKHRTGCLIGCIRKLQNWSLTMIFDEYRRFAFPKARALDQQFIEMYDDKEIITLANKKNWLPIQW; this is translated from the coding sequence atgacaggTTCCAATAATGAAACTGGCGAAGCAAGTGCTATCGATAGTCTAATAGAAAATGAAGCGGAAATTATACGACTGATACAAAAGGATGTCAGTATGCTGAGAGACAATGGTAATGGCAATGATATTCACAGAATTATCAATGAGGATAAGATATTGAAAGGAGAATTTGAACATATTCTACAGAGATTTCATGATAATTGCAAGAGAGAAGACGGACAACTATTAGAAGAGGATGAGGAAGACTTGTTTGATAAGGATGAGCATATGACTAAAAGCGAGGAAAAGCGTGAATTCCAAAGTGAAGCACAGCAAGAGGAAGTAATACCGCCAGAGAACTTCAGTCATGTAGCGGGGGAAATATATCGCAGTAGCTTTCCAAGGGTTGAAAACTTCCAGTTTTTACAGACAAGATTAAAGTTGAAATCAATTCTGGTCCTGATACCGGAAGAGTATCCAGCggaaaataaagaatttttggaaaaatcgGGTATTAAACTGTATCAGGTTGGCATGAGTGGTAATAAGGAACCGTTCGTGAACATACCGTCGGATTTACTTACAAAAGCTCTGGAGATTGTGTTAAATCCAGACCATCAACCGGTGTTAATTCACTGCAACAGAGGTAAGCACAGAACCGGTTGTTTAATCGGATGCATACGTAAATTACAAAATTGGTCTTTAACAATGATATTTGACGAATACAGAAGATTTGCATTCCCCAAGGCAAGAGCCTTGGATCAGCAATTTATTGAGATGTATGACGATAAAGAGATAATTACTCTAGCAAATAAGAAAAACTGGCTTCCTATACAATGGTAA
- the AVT7 gene encoding Avt7p (similar to Saccharomyces cerevisiae AVT7 (YIL088C); ancestral locus Anc_2.295), whose translation MEPTATVLSSSANLLKTIVGAGVLAVPYAFRNDGILVGSLLILLAAVTSAFGLFVLGKCSKTLINPRNSSFFTFCMLTYPSLSPLFDLAMFIQCFGVGLSYLVLIGDIFPGLFGGTREYWILGSALLIVPLCTLRKLDSLRYSSILGLFALGYISLLVLSIFVYDVILTDNYKAFRGDVYWFKVYDYSGLLSTFSIIIFAFTGSMNLCSIINELEDNSLSNISTVIGWSLSIATTLFMAIGITGYLTFGSNVSGNIILNYDADSPWVFLGKLCLGTMVILSFPLLFHPCRISVNNMIVWGKLKFEKQPHSELNTRSSEIPIRLSIQDDDNESLASDQTHESHEAVVSVENNTSITHDVPFPQRRFYVSTAILLFVMFFLSLRVTSFALVLSLVGATGSTSISFTLPGLFGYKLIGTDSLAVGQMVSPKDRFYRGCSALLVWFGLAVTFFSLYVIFFHGNN comes from the coding sequence ATGGAACCAACTGCTACTGTTTTGTCGTCCAGTGCAAACTTATTAAAAACTATCGTCGGTGCTGGTGTCCTGGCAGTTCCATATGCTTTTCGGAATGACGGCATATTAGTTGGGTCTCTGTTGATACTACTGGCAGCGGTAACATCAGCCTTTGGTCTTTTTGTACTTGGCAAATGTTCCAAGACTTTGATCAACCCCAGaaactcttcttttttcacattttgCATGCTAACATATCCTTCCTTGTCTCCTCTTTTCGATTTAGCAATGTTCATTCAATGTTTTGGTGTTGGTCTGAGTTATCTTGTTCTCATTGGTGACATTTTCCCGGGATTATTTGGGGGTACTCGCGAGTATTGGATTTTGGGTTCAGCACTGTTAATAGTTCCACTTTGTACACTCAGAAAGTTGGATAGCTTAAGATATTCTAGTATACTCGGTCTGTTTGCACTTGGGTACATATCTTTGCTTGTTCTCTCAATATTTGTCTACGATGTCATTCTTACAGATAATTACAAAGCTTTTAGGGGGGACGTGTATTGGTTCAAGGTTTATGATTATAGCGGATTGCTGTCTACGTTTAGCATTATTATATTTGCATTCACAGGTTCCATGAATTTGTGCAGTATAATTAACGAATTGGAAGATAACTcgctttcaaatatttctacTGTCATTGGCTGGTCTTTATCCATTGCTACAACACTTTTTATGGCCATAGGTATAACTGGATATCTGACTTTTGGCAGCAATGTATCAGGCAACATTATTTTAAATTACGACGCGGATTCTCCATGGGTTTTCCTTGGCAAGCTATGTTTAGGGACCATGGTCATTTTATCGTTTCCGCTCTTATTTCACCCATGTCGTATATCTGTTAATAACATGATCGTATGGGGGAAGTTAAAGTTCGAGAAACAACCTCATAGTGAACTAAATACTAGATCAAGCGAGATCCCAATTAGACTCTCCATACAAGATGATGACAACGAGTCATTGGCATCTGATCAGACTCACGAGTCGCATGAAGCGGTGGTCAGTGTCGAAAATAATACAAGCATTACACACGATGTTCCATTTCCACAGCGCAGATTTTATGTTAGCACTGCTATCTTGTTATTTGTGATGTTCTTTCTCTCATTGCGCGTTACCTCGTTCGCACTCGTATTGTCTCTGGTGGGAGCCACGGGTTCcacttcaatttcatttactTTACCTGGTCTTTTCGGGTACAAGCTTATTGGAACAGATTCCTTAGCGGTAGGTCAGATGGTTTCTCCAAAAGATAGGTTCTATAGAGGTTGCAGTGCGCTGCTGGTGTGGTTCGGCTTGGCAGTTACATTTTTCTCCTTATAcgtgattttttttcatggtAACAACTAG
- a CDS encoding glycosyltransferase family 15 protein (similar to Saccharomyces cerevisiae KTR7 (YIL085C) and KTR5 (YNL029C); ancestral locus Anc_2.300) codes for MLKWNLHFKRRCRRILGKYRVIISCLVIILFPTLLVLTLGARNSSTSLANEEIITKRDGVFFKGCVDTPEYLEDPYYTKMNATFVMLTRNEEMDEVLKTMQSIETHFNQWFQYPYVFLNNEPFTEEFKLRITSMTNAEVDFGMIEETDWEFPEDIRDTFAFKNAIQEQGDRGILYAHMESYHKMCRFYSGIFYKHPLVRRHEWYWRLEPDVEFFCDISYDPFYEMAKTNKKYGFTVVLPEIYWSVPNLFRYTRAFIRENRVKVGNLWNLFVTNYDILDTDDEELSEFVNHEEDVEPKMSEKVAIDHMFDTKEFDEDSMGMHMLIRRAKSKIPTKEDKFDNQEYNLCHFWSNFEIARIDVFDNDFYNSYFEFLEKSGGFWRERWGDAPIHSLGLGMMLDVDDIHYFRDIGYRHADVQHCPKNWNGFQQEKKVGHGQLPYMPFEDRFKRRAGLWNSYDTGTAAGSGCRCKCSKRRKDIEDRAYECIDLWASLVSASDSFLESGGFVPNMNAQEIESSIERDYESHFAAQ; via the coding sequence ATGCTTAAATGGAATCTCCACTTCAAAAGGCGATGTAGACGAATACTGGGTAAATATAGAGTCATTATAAGTTGTCTCGTTATAATATTATTCCCTACTTTACTAGTTTTAACGCTAGGTGCTAGAAATTCCAGTACATCCCTCGCTAATGAGGAAATAATCACAAAGAGGGATGgcgttttcttcaaaggaTGTGTCGATACCCCTGAATACTTGGAGGATCCATATTACACCAAGATGAATGCGACATTCGTTATGTTGACTAGAAATGAGGAAATGGAcgaagttttgaaaacgATGCAAAGTATAGAGACTCATTTCAACCAATGGTTTCAGTACCCATatgttttcttgaataaCGAGCCATTCACGgaagaattcaaattgCGAATTACTTCGATGACTAACGCCGAAGTTGATTTTGGCATGATTGAAGAGACTGATTGGGAGTTTCCTGAAGATATCCGCGATACTTTTGCATTTAAGAACGCTATTCAAGAACAAGGTGATAGAGGTATTTTATATGCGCACATGGAATCATACCACAAGATGTGTCGATTTTATTCTGGTATTTTCTACAAGCATCCACTGGTAAGGAGACATGAGTGGTATTGGAGGCTGGAACCAGATGTAGAGTTTTTCTGTGATATATCGTACGATCCTTTTTACGAAATGGCCAAAACCAATAAGAAGTACGGATTTACCGTCGTACTCCCGGAGATTTATTGGAGTGTACCCAATCTTTTCCGATACACTAGGGCCTTCATTCGTGAAAATCGAGTCAAAGTGGGTAATCTGTGGAACTTATTTGTCACAAACTATGATATTCTGGACAccgatgatgaagagctgTCGGAATTTGTCAATCACGAAGAAGACGTCGAACCAAAAATGAGCGAAAAGGTTGCAATTGACCATATGTTTGACacaaaagaatttgatgagGACAGCATGGGGATGCACATGCTGATTAGGAGAGCAAAATCGAAAATACCGACCAAAGAGGACAAATTCGATAATCAGGAGTACAACTTATGCCATTTCTggtcaaattttgagatcGCAAGGATCGACGTTTTTGACAACGATTTTTACAATTCATACTTTGAGTTTCTAGAGAAGAGCGGCGGTTTTTGGAGAGAAAGATGGGGAGACGCCCCAATCCATTCCCTCGGGCTTGGGATGATGTTGGATGTTGACGATATACACTATTTCAGAGATATCGGCTACCGCCACGCCGACGTCCAGCATTGCCCCAAGAACTGGAACGGTTTCCAAcaggaaaagaaagtagGCCATGGCCAACTGCCCTACATGCCGTTCGAAGACAGGTTCAAACGCAGAGCCGGCCTGTGGAACTCATACGACACAGGGACCGCAGCAGGATCTGGCTGCAGATGCAAGTGCAGCAAGAGAAGGAAAGATATAGAGGACCGCGCGTACGAGTGTATAGATCTCTGGGCCTCCCTGGTGTCTGCCAGCGATTCATTCCTGGAAAGCGGAGGTTTCGTGCCCAACATGAATGCCCAGGAAATCGAGTCCAGCATCGAGCGCGATTACGAATCTCACTTTGCCGCCCAGTAA
- the AIM19 gene encoding Aim19p (similar to Saccharomyces cerevisiae YIL087C; ancestral locus Anc_2.297), with protein MENPADAQGRLKSPVPEKPNGKQLFSYTDTPTPALLNCSMLLLTPIISPATVSPVSVAQRSASSRLANMLTKPKYLGPTKKTALLFGGAQALGAWMIHDGDLESGCGFLAAWSTLYLIVGGRGSLKSLRYGKVWPLMLSTISLGNAYLYGRRFISGGFS; from the coding sequence ATGGAGAACCCAGCAGATGCACAGGGCCGTCTCAAGAGTCCAGTTCCGGAGAAGCCAAATGGGAAGCAGCTATTTAGCTACACGGATACCCCAACGCCAGCACTGCTAAACTGCTCTATGTTATTGCTGACGCCAATCATATCGCCAGCGACAGTTTCACCAGTTTCTGTGGCTCAGAGATCAGCTAGCTCACGGTTGGCGAATATGCTAACGAAACCGAAATACCTAGGACCTACAAAGAAAACGGCGCTGCTCTTCGGTGGTGCACAGGCACTGGGAGCATGGATGATACATGACGGCGATCTAGAAAGCGGATGTGGATTCTTGGCTGCATGGTCGACTTTGTACTTAATTGTAGGCGGGCGTGGCTCGCTCAAGAGTCTCAGGTATGGCAAAGTATGGCCGCTGATGTTAAGTACAATCTCATTGGGTAATGCATATTTGTATGGTAGAAGATTCATCTCTGGAGGCTTTTCATGA
- the SSN8 gene encoding cyclin-dependent protein serine/threonine kinase regulator SSN8 (similar to Saccharomyces cerevisiae SSN8 (YNL025C); ancestral locus Anc_2.294): MSGSYWTSTQRNKWQFTKDSLAKEREKLWIMECQLFPQGLNIVMDGKTNGSERSMTKNIAITHRDLHYDRDYNLRIYCYFLVMKLGRRLNIRQCALATAHVYLSRFLLRVSVREINLYLLVTTCVYLACKVEESPQYIRTLVSEARSLWPEFVPPDPTKVTEFEFYLIEELQSFLIVHHPYKSMEQIVDVLKEPPFELRLSQDELQSCWSLINDSYINDAHLIYPPHIIAIACLFITICIRGRSAKNSLSSSTASADTMNQDDPVFMKTLKQQELFNRFIAESQVDLEEVMDTIQGLITLYEHWDKYHEPWIKFLLHALYLRPGTPPPSVSSS; this comes from the coding sequence ATGTCTGGAAGTTATTGGACGTCCACCCAGAGAAATAAGTGGCAATTCACCAAGGATTCGCTCGCTAAAGAGAGAGAAAAGCTTTGGATCATGGAATGTCAGCTGTTTCCGCAGGGTTTGAATATAGTTATGGATGGTAAGACGAATGGGTCTGAGCGATCAATGACTAAAAATATCGCTATCACGCATCGAGATTTGCATTATGATAGAGACTATAATTTGCGAATATATTGCTATTTTTTAGTAATGAAATTAGGCAGAAGATTAAACATTAGACAATGCGCCCTGGCGACAGCTCATGTGTACCTTTCTAGGTTTTTACTGCGTGTATCGGTACGAGAAATCAACTTATATCTTTTGGTGACAACCTGCGTTTATTTGGCCTGCAAGGTTGAGGAGAGTCCGCAATATATAAGAACGTTGGTTAGTGAGGCGAGATCACTATGGCCGGAGTTTGTGCCACCAGATCCGACGAAGGTGACAGAATTTGAGTTTTATCTGATAGAGGAGTTGCAGAGCTTTCTAATTGTGCATCATCCTTACAAGTCTATGGAGCAAATAGTCGATGTTTTGAAGGAGCCACCTTTTGAGTTGCGTTTGTCCCAAGACGAGCTGCAAAGTTGCTGGTCTCTGATAAACGACAGCTATATCAATGACGCGCATTTAATATACCCACCGCATATCATTGCTATTGCATGCCTTTTCATTACAATTTGCATAAGGGGCCGATCAGCTAAGAATTCCCTGTCCAGTTCTACAGCGTCCGCCGACACTATGAACCAAGACGATCCAGTATTCATGAAGACTCTTAAACAGCAGGAGTTATTTAACCGATTTATAGCAGAATCACAAGTGGACCTAGAAGAAGTTATGGATACTATTCAGGGCCTAATAACTCTATATGAGCATTGGGACAAGTATCATGAGCCTTGgatcaaatttttactTCATGCATTATACTTGCGTCCAGGTACGCCACCTCCTTCTGTTTCCTCGTCTTAA